AAGTCGTTTAAATATTTCAAAATGAAAAGGAACTCCTGAAATACTAGTGATATTGCTACGACTCATTAATTCCCAGAATTGAGAAGTTAGTGGTGACGAAACTGTTAACTGTACAGATGCGCCGGAAATCAGATAAGAATTGAGTATCGATAAACCAAAAGAATAATGTAAAGGAAGATTAGTTATAGTCCGACTATTTTTATCAATCTTTAGCACTAGGCTAATAGATTCTGCATTGCTAAGAATATTGTCATAGGATAAAGCAACAAACTTTGACGACCCTGTAGAGCCCGATGTACTAAGTAAGAGAGCGAGATTATCCGCTAGAATATGCCTTTGACTAGAGATTTCCTTCAACACGCCGTCATAAATATAATTGACACAATATGAATTCGCTATGTTCAAACATTTTGAATCATCCATATTTGCGTCAATCAATAACATTACATGATTGTGTTTGAGGCAAAAGAGATACAGTGAAATAGCGCGCAAATCACATGTAATTTTGAATAATATTAAGCACCTAATACGGCCAAGTTTCGACTCCCATCTCTCTATCTCCAGTGCTAAGTCTTTATATGTAATCTGATTTCCACTTTCCTCTATTAGAGCAATATCAGGGAAGTTGTTCGAAGAAATAAATGGAAAACTAGTTCGCATTACAGTGACCATCCTCCGTCAATTTTTAACACCTCTCCCGTCACAAAACGACTCTCATTACTCAGTAAATAAGCGCATGCTTGTGCCACATCTTTTGGGGAAATTAGTTTGCCCAGTGGAATTTCACTTTCAGTTTTCTCTTTTATCTCTTCCGACAGTTGCGCATAAAGCTGAGTATCAACTGCACCAGGTGCGACTGCATTTACCCTCACATTATAAGTCGCTAATTCAAGTGCCATGGTTTTAGTAATTGACTCCACTGCTGCTTTCGTTGCGCTGTAAATTAACTGCCCTTTGACTGCATTAGTTGCTAAAATAGAACTCATATTCACTATACTACCGCCCTTTTTAGACATTAATCTGCTTGCAAACTGACTCATAGAAACGATTGAATACACGTTGGTCGAAAAATTGTCTTCAAAAGTTTCTCTATTCACTAGCTGAAGTGGCGCTTGAGACATAACACCAGCATTATTAACTAATCCAGTCAGCCCCCCTGCTTTTTTCAGCCTGATAAAAACCTCTTTAATCGCCAACTGCTCATTAACATCAAAACACTCAATAGAAATATTCGAAGAATAATGACGCAACTCTTCCAATCTCTGAATATTTCTACCGCAAGCTATCACTGATGCTCCCAAATCAGCCACTAGTTTTGCGATTTCTCTGCCAATTCCTTCACTAGCACCTGTAATTAGAATTCGTTGTCCAATCAAACTAATCAATTGAAAACCCAATTCCATATTTAATTAAAATTTCTCTAGACTTACCAACACTATTCATATCGATAATGTCATCCGTATCCAGCATCACATCAAATTCATCCTCTAGTTCCGCAATTAACGTCATATGTGCAGTGGAATCCCACTGCTCAATTGAGTTATACATCAATCCATCATTCACTAGATGTTCGTCAATGTTTAATGCGCTTGAAAAAACCTGAACTAGTTTTTTATTGTTAATACTCATCGAATAAACCTTATGATTTTCTTTTTTTCTCTTTCATAATTAGAACTTGATAACTGCATGTAAACTATTCCAGCATCAATA
This DNA window, taken from Psychrobium sp. MM17-31, encodes the following:
- a CDS encoding SDR family NAD(P)-dependent oxidoreductase; amino-acid sequence: MISLIGQRILITGASEGIGREIAKLVADLGASVIACGRNIQRLEELRHYSSNISIECFDVNEQLAIKEVFIRLKKAGGLTGLVNNAGVMSQAPLQLVNRETFEDNFSTNVYSIVSMSQFASRLMSKKGGSIVNMSSILATNAVKGQLIYSATKAAVESITKTMALELATYNVRVNAVAPGAVDTQLYAQLSEEIKEKTESEIPLGKLISPKDVAQACAYLLSNESRFVTGEVLKIDGGWSL
- a CDS encoding acyl carrier protein, whose amino-acid sequence is MSINNKKLVQVFSSALNIDEHLVNDGLMYNSIEQWDSTAHMTLIAELEDEFDVMLDTDDIIDMNSVGKSREILIKYGIGFSID